The Victivallis sp. Marseille-Q1083 genome has a window encoding:
- a CDS encoding amidohydrolase: MAAVISPVLLQQTAARYREMLRPLWREIYEHPELGHQEHAACRRQTELLKACGVPVETPFGGLATAFRAALGSGRPKGAFFSEYDALPELGHACGHPLIAVASLAAFLTVGDLLDVPGEIVLFGTPAEETFGGKIDLLKAGAFREIDCALACHPYHTTGIDQGNLAVARFDVEFFGKASHAASAPADGINALDALTLLFDGVGLWRQQLPAGARVHGIIISGGSAANIIPDYTKAFFYLRADSNALQERLKERFAAIVSGAGLMTGCRSKLTPVTNPYSANRPNPALNTALRQQAEQLGLHPATEIAERISTDFADVTEAVPGANLFFGITPPEMPAGLHTREFQQAAGQEPAFEAALQAAAGLAGVALRFFRDAAFRQAVQADFRTASAAN, translated from the coding sequence ATGGCTGCCGTCATCTCACCGGTTCTTCTGCAGCAAACGGCCGCCCGTTACCGGGAGATGCTCCGGCCGCTCTGGCGGGAAATCTACGAACACCCGGAACTCGGCCATCAGGAACACGCCGCCTGCCGGCGGCAAACCGAACTGCTGAAAGCCTGCGGTGTTCCAGTGGAAACGCCTTTCGGCGGCCTGGCCACCGCCTTCCGGGCCGCGCTCGGCAGCGGCAGGCCGAAAGGGGCATTTTTCAGCGAATATGACGCGCTGCCGGAACTGGGCCATGCCTGCGGCCATCCGCTGATCGCCGTCGCTTCGCTGGCGGCCTTCCTGACCGTCGGCGACTTGCTCGATGTTCCCGGTGAAATCGTTTTGTTCGGGACTCCGGCGGAAGAGACCTTCGGCGGTAAAATCGACCTGCTGAAAGCCGGCGCCTTCCGGGAGATCGACTGCGCGCTGGCCTGCCATCCGTACCACACCACCGGTATCGACCAGGGCAACCTGGCGGTCGCCCGGTTCGATGTCGAATTCTTCGGCAAAGCTTCCCACGCCGCCAGCGCGCCGGCCGACGGCATCAACGCCCTGGACGCCCTGACATTGCTGTTCGACGGCGTCGGCCTGTGGCGGCAGCAACTGCCGGCCGGCGCCCGGGTGCACGGCATTATCATTTCCGGCGGCAGCGCCGCCAACATCATCCCGGACTATACGAAAGCGTTCTTCTATCTGCGGGCCGACAGCAACGCCTTGCAGGAACGCTTGAAAGAGCGATTTGCCGCCATCGTTTCCGGAGCCGGGCTGATGACCGGCTGCCGCAGCAAACTGACGCCGGTCACCAATCCTTATTCCGCCAACCGTCCCAACCCGGCCTTGAACACGGCGTTGCGGCAGCAGGCCGAGCAGCTCGGTCTGCACCCGGCAACTGAAATCGCCGAACGCATCTCCACCGATTTCGCCGACGTCACCGAAGCGGTGCCGGGCGCCAATCTCTTTTTCGGCATCACGCCGCCGGAAATGCCGGCCGGTTTGCATACCCGGGAATTCCAGCAGGCCGCCGGGCAGGAACCGGCGTTCGAAGCGGCGCTGCAGGCCGCCGCCGGATTGGCCGGCGTGGCGTTGCGATTTTTCCGCGACGCCGCGTTCCGGCAGGCAGTCCAGGCCGACTTTCGGACCGCTTCCGCCGCCAATTGA
- a CDS encoding DNA topoisomerase IV subunit A, which translates to MSDEPHNPPEADDIKFDASLQEVEGEEAEALPAGATEAQNRKLGGNGYLRSMMDTNFIEYASYVIKERAIPDVDDGLKPVQRRILWALSRLDDGKFHKVANVIGHTMQFHPHGDASIGDALVVLANKEYFIERQGNFGNIFTGDGASAPRYIECRLTPMGREVLFNNDITEFVDSYDGRNREPVVLPVKIPSLLMLGSDGIAVGMATRILPHNFNEVIQAQIALLQGEEFELYPDFQQGGLMDVREYERGNGKIILRARIDIEGRKLLIREIPATTTTEKLIASIEKAAEKNKIKIASISDFTGEKVEIEVIPTRGYDPEKALRALYTYTDCSVSISVNMMVICENRPVQMNTRSVIERNTARLLEYLKRELEIELAKLEEQFHAKTLAQIFIENRLYKRIEECDSTEAVMAEVHAGLAPFRHFLKRDVTDEDVERLLAIQIRRISLFDIRKNQQDLQDILSRIDEIQRHLKRLKAYAIKYLEALLAKYGPMFPRRTEIEYFEKIDRRDAALNNIKVGWDRKNGYIGTAVRSVNPDDTVTCNEFDVLLCIERNGSYRIISIPEKLFIGKLYAFRKYDPSTEFGIIYRENTNGKFYGKRSVINKFIKDKEYQLCPEKCRLELLTPRTDAWYELVETKRLMPKTSELNLLTLPLRAPKARGIRIGGEITKITFNRYLAEEELLQFRTPDAIPATEADSPEEPESEPAGGTTVPPPAPTEAPDAPDETSKPDGDGDMFGSIQPEFGF; encoded by the coding sequence ATGAGCGACGAACCCCACAATCCGCCGGAAGCCGACGACATCAAATTCGACGCCTCACTGCAGGAGGTCGAAGGCGAAGAGGCCGAAGCGCTGCCGGCCGGCGCCACTGAAGCGCAAAACCGCAAACTCGGCGGCAACGGCTATCTGCGTTCGATGATGGACACCAATTTCATCGAATACGCTTCCTATGTCATCAAGGAACGGGCCATCCCGGATGTCGACGACGGGCTGAAACCGGTGCAGCGCCGCATCCTCTGGGCGCTATCGAGGCTGGACGACGGCAAATTTCACAAAGTCGCCAACGTCATCGGCCACACGATGCAGTTCCATCCGCACGGCGACGCGTCGATCGGCGACGCGCTGGTGGTGCTGGCCAACAAGGAATATTTCATCGAACGGCAGGGAAACTTCGGCAACATCTTCACCGGCGACGGCGCTTCGGCGCCGCGTTATATCGAGTGCCGCCTGACGCCGATGGGCCGTGAAGTCCTGTTCAACAACGACATCACCGAATTCGTCGACTCCTATGACGGCCGCAACCGGGAGCCGGTCGTGCTGCCGGTCAAGATTCCAAGTTTGCTGATGCTCGGTTCCGACGGGATCGCCGTCGGCATGGCCACCCGCATTCTGCCGCACAACTTCAACGAGGTCATCCAGGCGCAGATTGCGCTGCTGCAGGGCGAGGAGTTCGAATTGTATCCGGATTTCCAGCAGGGCGGCCTGATGGATGTCCGCGAATACGAGCGCGGCAACGGCAAAATCATTCTGCGCGCCCGCATCGACATCGAAGGACGCAAACTGCTGATCCGGGAGATTCCGGCGACCACCACCACCGAAAAATTGATCGCTTCAATCGAGAAAGCGGCCGAAAAGAACAAGATCAAGATCGCTTCGATCAGCGATTTCACCGGCGAAAAGGTGGAAATCGAGGTCATTCCAACCCGCGGCTACGATCCGGAAAAGGCGCTGCGGGCCCTCTATACCTATACCGACTGTTCGGTGTCGATTTCGGTCAACATGATGGTGATCTGCGAAAACCGGCCGGTCCAGATGAACACCCGTTCGGTCATCGAACGCAATACGGCGCGGCTGCTGGAATATTTGAAGCGGGAACTGGAGATCGAGCTGGCCAAGCTCGAAGAACAGTTCCACGCCAAAACGCTGGCGCAGATCTTTATCGAGAATCGGCTTTACAAACGCATCGAAGAGTGCGACTCCACCGAAGCGGTCATGGCGGAAGTGCACGCCGGGCTGGCACCATTCCGCCACTTCCTGAAACGGGATGTCACCGACGAGGACGTCGAACGGCTGCTGGCCATCCAGATCCGGCGGATTTCCCTTTTCGACATCCGCAAGAACCAACAGGATTTGCAGGATATTTTGAGCCGGATCGACGAAATTCAACGCCACCTGAAACGGCTGAAAGCCTATGCGATCAAATATCTGGAAGCGCTGCTGGCCAAATACGGACCGATGTTTCCGCGCCGGACCGAAATCGAATATTTCGAAAAGATCGACCGGCGCGACGCGGCGCTGAACAACATCAAAGTCGGCTGGGACCGCAAAAACGGCTATATCGGCACCGCGGTCCGCAGCGTCAATCCGGACGATACGGTCACCTGCAACGAATTCGACGTGCTGCTGTGCATCGAACGCAACGGCAGCTACCGGATCATCAGCATTCCGGAAAAGCTGTTCATCGGCAAACTGTATGCCTTCCGCAAGTACGACCCGTCCACCGAATTCGGCATCATTTACCGGGAAAATACCAATGGCAAGTTTTACGGCAAACGCTCGGTCATCAATAAATTCATCAAGGACAAGGAGTATCAGCTCTGTCCGGAAAAGTGCCGCCTCGAACTGCTGACGCCGCGCACCGACGCCTGGTACGAACTGGTGGAAACCAAGCGGCTGATGCCGAAAACCTCGGAACTCAATTTGCTGACGCTGCCGCTGCGGGCGCCCAAGGCGCGCGGCATCCGGATCGGCGGAGAGATCACCAAAATTACCTTCAACCGCTATCTGGCCGAAGAGGAATTGCTGCAATTCCGGACGCCGGATGCCATTCCCGCCACGGAAGCCGACTCCCCGGAAGAACCGGAATCGGAACCGGCCGGGGGGACGACGGTTCCGCCGCCGGCTCCGACAGAAGCGCCGGATGCGCCCGATGAAACCTCCAAGCCGGACGGCGACGGCGATATGTTCGGCAGCATTCAGCCGGAATTCGGTTTCTGA